ACCTTCTCTTCGCCCAAATACAGCAATGCCAACCGCTTATAGGGTGCAATCCACCTGGGCGCGCGCGAAATACAGGTCAACAGCTCGGCCTTACCCTGTGCAATATCGCCCTTAGCCACATAGACTTCTGCCAGCCGAAATCGCACCAAATTGCCATCGGGCGCGCGTTCCAAAACGCCCAGCATCTCGCCAATACTGGCGTCAAAATTACCCCTGGCCGCGTACAACTGGGCAAGAGCATCGCGCACCTCGAGATCATCCGGGGCGAGATCGCGCACCTTTTCCCACGATGCCTGTGCGATATCCAGAGAATCCACCTCTGCACTCATAAAACCGAGCGCGCGATACACCGACGGATCTTCTGGCGCAGCCTCAACAGCCTGTCGATATGCCGAAAATGCCTTCTGTGTCATCCCCAGCGCGTGAAAAACCCCACCCCGATTAACCATCAACATCACATTGTCTGAATTGGCAGCAAGACCGCGATCCATAACGGCAATTGCATTGAGTGTATCGCCCACTGCAATATGGACCAGCGCCAGAGATTGATACGCCTCGATAAAATCGGGACGGCGTTTGAGTGCCGCTTCGAAATCGGCAATAGCTTCTCCGGGCTTACCCAGATCGCTATTCAAAGATGCGCGTTCTGCCAGAAGCAAAGCGGGTTCATCGCTTTGCCCAATACCCCGATCCAGTGCAGAAAGAGCCTGAGAAATTTTGCCCTGTCGAGCAAACACCAGCGCCAGATCGCGATATCCGCGAACAGAACCCGGTTTAATCTCCACCACCTTTTGAAAAGCAGCCACCGCAGCGTCCAATTGCCCGGCCTCTGCGTAAAGCGTACCCAAAAAACCGTGCGCTCCCACACTATCGGCATGTGCCTCGGCAAAAGCACGCGCCACCTCGAGAGCGTCGTCAATTTTGCCGTCGCTGTAATGCGCCTCAATCTCTTTCAAAAAATCCCGCGCATCCACAACCGGGGCCTGAAAAAATATCATAGCCCATACAAAACACAGCATCCACCGTTTCAAAACGCAACCTCCATCCTTGACAACAGCAACACAACACAATATAATCACTTCTCACCTATGAAAACTCTAAAACAAAACGCCGTACCACTCATAGCCTTTCTAATCGCGGGAAGCACGGCAACGCTCGCTTACGACCACTTGCACTACGTGATCCCCTATGTGATCTTTAAGTATCCCATCGCCATTGTCGTGCTCTACGCATTTTTTCAGCTCATCGCATTTGCAGAGCGTCGCCGCAGTGCCCAACTCGACGAAGTGGGCTTGCTTCGACCTCTGCGCGACGGCGCATTCCTCGTATGTCTGCACGCACACCTGCGCGACCTCGGCATAGACCTGAACCTTTTATCGTCGGCATCCAGCATGCACCTCGCCCTGTTGTCCTGGGCGGTCGCCCTCATCGGATATTATGCCCTTGAGCAACCCGGGGGACTACCTGGTCGCACAATCGATATCCTGTCCTCTCCTGCCACGCGCATCACAGTCTGCCGCGGACTCATCATCTCGGGACTGATAGGGGTAATCGGCACATTCGCGGCAATTGTGCAACCCCTCTGGCTCGTCCTCCCCCTGCTTCTGGTATTCATTCGCGCCTATCTGCGTTCCGGAGACGGATCGTGAACGTACAGAATGAACGCCTCAACACCCGCGCCGCCCTGCTCAACCTTTTGACTGCAATCCTCTGGGGTGGCAATTCCGTATCCATCAAACTCGGGCTATCTGGTATTCCGCCGCTTTGCCTCGCCGGCATGCGTTTCTTGCTCGGCGGACTCGTCGTCTATATTTGGACGCGTCCCCTGAAAATCGACCTGAAACTCAAATCCAACGAACACCGAGGCATTGCTGGCCTCATCTTTCTTTTTCTCGCGCAGATCTACCTGCTCAATGCGGGAACCGATTACACCCTTGCCAGCCGCTCGACCATCTTTATCTCGGCCTATCCCTTCTTCACCGCCTCGTTTGCACACATCTTTATACCGGGTGACAAAATCAGCACGCGCAAAATGACCGGCATGGTATTGTCTTTTCTCGGCGTAATACTCATCTTTGCCGAAAGCCTATCACTTGGCGAACTTCAACATCTCCTGGGCGACATCCTCGTGCTTGCAAGTGCCGCTCTCCTCGGCGCCCGCCAGGTTTATCTCAAGCGCCTCGTCCAGAACATACACCCCGGAAAAGTCTTGATCTGGCAATCCGCCCCCAGCGTACCCATCTTTTTTTTCCTCAGCGCACTATTTGAAACACAGGCCATTCAACTCGATATCCTCGTCCTGAGTGCCGTTCTCTATCAGGGCCTCGTCGTCGCGGGATTCTGCTTTATCCTCCTCACCAGCCTGCTAAAACGCTATTCGGCCAGCCGCCTCTCTGTTTTTGGATTCATCACCCCAATCGTCGGCGTCATCGTCAGCAACCTCTTCCTCGGCGACCCCATCTCACCCGCCATTCTCCTCAGCCTCGCACTCGTGGGCATCGGCATCACCATTGTCAATACATCACAGTAAACCTCTCCCAAAACAACAGCCTATCAATCTATGCGGTCTCATTATACGCCGCAAGAAAAAACTGATTTCAAAACCCAATGTACGCGCTCTACTCGAGCCGAATATCTGGCAACTCAAAATCATCGCCCGTGTCTTCAATCCACTGTGCGAGGCGCTCGTGGCACCGCTCCTTCTCCTTCTGGAAAGCCCTGTTATAGACGTAATTCGCCTGCTCATACGGATCATCCGCCGTGTTGAAAAGCAACCAATCATTACCCGGCGTACAGGCGTATTTCCATCCATCTCGCATCACCACAGCCCGCCACGCCTTGTTCACAGTGTGCGAATGCATCTTTCGGGGAATCTGCTGCAAATACGCCGAATCGGGCTCTGCATTTCTACTCGATTTCCCCTTGAATTCGGCGGCATTGCCGGAAATACAGTGACCCGAATAATCGAACCCGACCATACCTTCGGGAACAGGGATACCACAAAGACCCAGCGTCGTAGGTGCAATATCGACGTGATTGATCACCGCATCGGTAGATCCCGTATTCATATTAGCACCTCCCCCCACCTTGCCGATAATAAACGGAATGCGGATCGACTCTTCCCACGGAGATGATTTGCCGGTCTGCGCGTGGCTCCACAACATATCGCCGTGATCGGAAAAGAAAATCACATAAGTCTCCCGATCAACACCCATATCTTTGAGAGCCATGCGGATCCGCCCCACATTGTAATCCAGATTCTCCACCATCGCGTAATATCCCGCATGATCCAGGGCTGCCCGCTCGCGGATCCGGGGAACAACCGGCACATTGCGCCGAAGCTGAATATCCGACGGATGAATCCGGGGCACACCGCGCTCCGGATTGGTAGGCGGCACAAAGGGACTGTGCGGCGGCTGCACTGAAAGTACAGCAAAAAACGGCTGATAGTCTTCTTCATCACCCACATGATCCACAAGATGGTCTAAAAACAAGGTCGTCAAGCTATCGGTTTCGTACCCGTCCAAACGCTGGGGCGTTTCGCCCTCCGAACCATAAACATAGCACTCGTTCTGATTGTTGTTATTCTCATACCCCATCCAGTACTGAAAATTTCCCCTGCGCTCGGGAGGAACACAGTTCTCCCGCGCATTGGACCCGTCCAAATGCCACTTGCCGACATAAGCCGTGTGATACCCCGCATCATTAAAAGGCATAGCAACAGTTGGAATCGCCGGATCCAGCGGAGATGGCGTCTGCGTCACGCCATTCTGATGCGGATAAGTACCCGTCATTAGCGCGCCGCGAAAAGGCGAACACCACGGCGCACCGGAAACCGCACAGTCAAAACGCATACCTTCACGCGCGAGATTGTCGATATTAGGTGTAAACACATTGGGATCGCCCCGATAGCTCAATGCGTGTGCGCGGTGTTGATCTCCAAAAACCCAGATTACATTGGGCTTGCGTACAGGGCGAAACGAAAATTTTTCACTCATAAAAAAACCTTTCTAATGCTCATGTCCATGCCCGTGATCGTGCAGGGGCGTATGATCGTGATAAATACCGTGCTTGTGCATCTGTTGGTGCAAGCGATTGTGCGCGGCCTCCAGCGTGGCGCGCATCTGTTTCAGACGCCTTGCCTCGGGTCGCGGAGCGAGCGTATCCAGATAGGCAATTGCCCCTTCGATTTGTTCCAAAACCGTCGTAGCATCTGCTTGTGAAAAAATTGGCCTCCCCTCCACAACCACCTGCACAGCACTCGTGTGTGCGGCAATCTCGCCGTGCCGTCCCTTATAACTCCCGCGCACCCGCAGTGCGATCCACGTCGAATCCTCCACCCGTACCTCTGCACTCCCCGACGCCGACAGGCTCTTATCCACATTCACCTGCTCATGCGTCAGCCCGCCCACAACGATCTCGACCTGATCAATCGGCAAACGCACCGACGCCACCTCCCACGTCACATTGACCGTCCCGCCAGAGGAGGGCAACGCCACCCGTGAACCGGGAGCCATTCCCTCCACCTGAATCTCTGCAAGCGGCCCCACCGTCACAAACGTATGGCCTGCCTTTGTCGCCGCCATCCAGTTCTCATAGCTAAACTCGCGATCTCCCAGATGCGTATAAGTCCGCACCCCGCCAAGTTGCGAGGCAGCCGCCATCTTATCCGACCCGCCCACAACAGGTATGTCGTATCCCAAATTCAAATAGCGATACCAATCGGCAATCCCATAGGGATTGATCTGCGCATTGTGGGGATTAAACGTCATCATCTCCATCGCGTGGATCAGACCCAGCACAATATCAGCCGCGCGTTCGCACTGCGGATTTGGGCCGTGTGGCATCACCACCAGACCACCCTGATCAATACACTGCTGCGCCCACTCGGCCATCGTGACTTCCTGCGCATCTCCCAGCGCGGATTCCGACGGTCCCCCCGAACACAGCGGATGAATCATAAGCCCCGAATAGCCCAGCAGCGAAATATGTCCCAGAACCTGCATGCGATTCTCGGTTCCAACGCGCACGAGAAACTCGCCATCCCCACCAAAATCCCGCGCGCCAAAAGTCGTCTTCCCATCAAAATCCGACACATTGCTGAACATTTCACCCCACTGGCTCGCCAGCAAATTCACCACATTCACGCCCTCGCCCTCGCCTTCCAGAAGCGCCGTTTGCGGACTCAAAAAATGCACATGCGTATCGGCAGTCACCCACCCCTTTTCCCGCCACTTGAGCACGCGATCAATCTCAAAAGTAACCACATCAGTATCGGGACCAACCGCGAACTTCTCGCGGATTGGCGCAATCTCATATCCCTTCTGGATATCGACATACACATCGCCCAGAGGCAAGTCTGCCACGCATTCTCCCGGGATATAACAATACTGATTCAACCCATTGACGTGCTCGCCGTAATTGTCTTCAAACCAGTGTGGATTCACCTTGCGATGATACCCCTTCGGTGGCAAATACTCCCCGGCTTCGCCGTGCATGTGCAACCGTACAGCAACCGGCGTCTCTGTCCCTTTCTCCACCACGCGAATTGCGACCGGGCGATGCGCGGGCTGAACCTCGGCAATCTGCTTTGCACCTGCCAGATCGTAAGCCTGCGCCTCCCCATCCCCCTCCACATAAAGCTTCCCCTGCGGATGTGCGATATACTCGACAACCACCTCAGAAGAAGACCGTTCGGGCTGCACATCCACCTCCGCGCTCAACCAGCGTTCCGCATCGTAATCCAGCACAGCCCGCGCAGACATCACCACACCCAGATCAATATCGATATCCTCAAGCTCGCCATTCCCGTTCAACTGCGCGCCCTCGGGCAATTCCAACTTCAATTTTTGGCGCACACCCGGTCGCAACGGATGATCGGCGACCTGTGTATGCGTGATCCCTATCACCAGCGACCGCTCGTTCCTGGGGACCAGTGTCAGATGCCCAATGGGCTTCTCCGGATTGGGATTGGGCAACGCATAAACCCACAACTTTGCCTGTCCACCATCTCGCCCCGAACTGTGCCGCGTCTCGGCGCGACCATAAGCCGATGCAGGACGCCGTCCCAAACCGTGTTCGTCCGTAGCCCCCATCACAACACCGGGTTTAGCCGCAGGCATCGCTGCAAACGCACTTGCCCCCCACCCAATACGGGACTGTTGAATCGCAAACCGGCGCAAAATGCGCGTCGTCTCGGACTCGCCATCTGCATATTCCAGCACATAATCCGACACGTGATCGCCGAGATCATTGCCATCCATAGCAAAATCGGCCAGCTCCTCCTGATAATTACTCACGCGATTCTCGACCCCGTGTAAAAACACCACATAGCTCGCCTTCACACCGCCCATATCAACGCGCGCAGCATCGCGGTCGAGCAATATACCATTCGGTTTGCCTGGCGCACCCAGATTAAATGGCATACCCAGAACAGATTGCCTACCATACATTGCACCCAAATCTTCGCCACCAAATCCATCTAATTGCACGCGATCCACATTGTAATGTTCCGCCAGCGAAACAGGCGTAAAATGTTCAGATGGGGGAATATTCATAATGCACCTCATTTATAAAAAATACCGTTCCTTCTTCACCATCACCTCAAACTCCTCTCTCGCCTTCTGCACCTCTGCCACCGTCGAAACCTCGGCAACCGGCACATCCCACCAGCTCTCGTAGCCCGGCACGCGCACCTCGCGATCAACCTCCACCGCAATCACCGTCGTGCGATCTATAGTTCGCGCCTCTTCAATCGCCCTCATCAGACCTTCTTTGCCTTCGGGCCGCAACACATAAGCTCCCAAACTCTCGGCATTTGTCGCCAAATCGGTCGGCACATTCTCGCCATCCAATTGCCCGGTCTGCTCATCGCGCATCTTATACCTTGTCCCAAACTCATGCGCGCCCACGGCATCCGACAACCCCCCGATACTCGCAAAACCGTGATTGTCCAGCAGCACAATATTCAGCTTAATCCCCTCCTGCACCGCCGTCGCAATCTCCTGCGCCATCATCAAATACGACCCATCCCCAACCATCACATACACCTCCCGGGAGGGATCGGCCATCTTAATACCCAACCCCCCGGCAATCTCGTATCCCATGCACGAATATCCATACTCGAGGTGGTACCCCTTGGGATTGCGCGTCCGCCACAACTTGTGGAGATCGCCCGGCATACTGCCCGCCGCACAAATCATCACATCCTCAGACGCCGAACCTTCATTCACTGCGCCAATCACTTCACCCTGACTCAAAATGGGCCGATGCCCCAAATTGTAAATGCGATCCACCTCGGCCTCCCACGCCTCCCGAAATTCGGCAACCCGCTGTGTCACCCCCCCCGACACGCGATACCCTTGCACCGCTTCTGTCAATTCTTCCAACACCACCCGCGCATCGCCCACCAGCGGCAATGCCCCGTGTTTGGCCGCATCAAATTCCGCCACATTAATCGCGATAAATTTCACATCCGAATTTTGAAACGCCGTCTTTGAAGCCGTCGTAAAATCGCTCAACCGCGTACCAATAGCGATCACCAGATCTGCTTTCCGCGCGACAATATTCGCCCCCGGTGTACCCGTCACGCCCACCGCACCCAAATTATTGGCGTGATCGTAATTAAGCGACCCCTTGCCCGCCTGTGTCTCGCCCACCGGAATGCCCGTCTGCTCCACAAATGCCGCCAGCGCATCTGTCGCCTCGCTGTATAACACTCCCCCGCCCGCAATCACCACAGGTTGCACACTCTCCCGAATCCACGCCGCGGCTTTTGACACCAGATCGCGATCCGGCCGGTTGCGCGGCACCACCCACACCCGTTTTTCAAACAACGCTTCGGGATAATCAAACGCCTCTGTCTGCGTATCCTGCGGACAACACAGCGTCACAGCACCCGTCTCAACAGGCGACGTCAAAACCCGCATCGCCTCGGGCAATGCCAAAATCGCCTGATCTGCCCGATTCAACCGATCCCAGTACCGCGACACAGGCTTAAAACAATCATTCACGGAAATATCCTGCGACGCATTGGACTCCAACTGCTGCAACACAGGCGCCACATTTCGCCGCGCAAAAATATCACCCGGCAGCAACAACACCGGCAAACGATTAATCGTCGCCGTTGCCGCGCCCGTCACCATGTTCGTCGCCCCCGGTCCAATTGACGTCGTACACGCCAGCGTACCCAACCGATTCTTCATCTTGGCATAAGCCGCAGCCGTATGCACCATCGCCTGTTCATTGCGCGTCTGGTAATACCGAAACTCATCGCGATACTCGTGCAATGCCTGACCGATCCCGGCCACATTCCCATGCCCAAAAATACCCGACATTCCCGCAAAAAAGGGCTGTTCAATCCCATCGCGCGAAACGTACTGCGCCCTCAAAAACTGAACAATCGCCTGTGCCATTGTCAATCGTCGCGTCTTTGCCATGTTATCCCTCGTGAATAAATGCGAATCTACGAATCTGCGAATCTACGAACCCCGCCTATCCTCCCAAAGCATGTGCTGACATGATGTAAGTCAGTATCAGTGTGTATCTCCATTCGTCTATTCGTCTATTCGTCTATTCGTCTATTCGTCTATTCGCACATCCGGCCGGTCATGCACACCAGGAGACGCCAAAATCCGCTTCTGTTGCTCAGTCAACCCCTCATAAACCGAACCATCGTACCCCTTCGGCGCGGAAATCAAATGCCCCGGACCGTATTTGTAAAGCAACACCCTGCGCTCGTGATCTGCCCGCCACGGCAATGTGCCGTGCACCAGAGCTTCCGTAAAAAAAATCGCATCCCCCGCCTTTGCCTCTGGCTGAACAACATAGTGCGGAACCCGCTCAAACCGCTGCACATCGCGCGGCAAATCCATTCTGAAATTGCTCTTGTGGCTACCCCGCACACAGGCAAACCCCCCATCCCCTGCATTGGCGTCTGACAACACATACGTCAACACCGACAAACCACACTGCATCACGCCATCTCGATACCTGTAATAATGGTGAAACAAATTCGGCTGCCCGCCGTGCAAACTGCCTCGCCTCCCATTCTTCATCATAAAAATGGCATAATCGTGATCCAGGCGGAACTTTGGCCCCAGCAAGTCAACGAGATAGGGCAACACTTTGGGATGGTCGATTAAATCCCTACACGCCACATCCCAATCCACAATACTCGGTGCGCGGCGCACACCTCTGGCATTGCCAAATTCATCATCTGCCTCTGCATCCCCGTAATCCCTGGGAAACGCTCGATCCGCCACTGCATTGAGCACATCCAATTCCTCGCGGCTCAACACATCTTTAATCACCAGATACCCGTCGAGATCAAACATAAACTTCTCTTCTGGGGTCATATCGCATTCTCCTATCGATAGGGCAATGGCCTGGGATCAAGCCATTCTACAATTCGATCTTTAATCGCCCATGCAAAAAAGAAATTTCCGCGCGGCGTATGATGCCCAATATAATACGGCTCCAAAAACGCCTGCACACCCCCCCGATATGTCGCGTACGCCTCCCGAAAAGCATCGCGCAAATCGATCACCGGCACATCCTTTGTCGCTAACCAATCCAAAAACGTCTGGTCAAAAAGCGGCTCACCTTCCAATGCCCGAGCTATATTACTCGAACCAAATGACAAAATCACCAGCAACTTTTTCCCATTGGCCTTTGTAAATGCCTCTGCCTTTTCAATCACAAATCGCGTCGCAAACAAAGCCGCCTCGGTATGCAAGCTATAGACCTCGGCATCCGATCCCGCATTCTCGAATTCTCCCCCCATACTCTGCGCCATAGCCGACGCATCTTCCGCACTGCCTCTGCGCGCCATAACCGCGTGCAAAATCGGATCGTCGCCAAAAGTCTCCCACACCCAATCCGCATCGCATAACCGATAGAGTTCCTCGGGCGTCTTGCACAAATTCTCGCGCTCTTCCACAGTTCCACTTTCCAGATTCACGCGCAAATGCGGCAGCGTAAACCGCCCCTGTCGCCCCATGCGGATGGACCGCCACGCATCCAAATTTCGAAAGTGATCGTCGTCCCACACATTCAAAATCACGTACTCGGCGGGATACTCCCTCTCCACAATCAACATTCGCCGATACGCCTGATACACACTGTGCCCACCAATGCCGTAATTGCGAACAGGTTCCAGCAGATGCGCCGCCAAATACTCCTGCCACGTCTCCCCATTGCTCACCTGATCGCAATGCGTAAAACTATTCCCATACGTATGAATGCGACACGGGCGATCCGCATAATTGACCACCTGCCGCGCACCGTCTTTCTCATAAGCGTAAAACCCGCGCGAATCATCCACCCCACCCCCGCGAAACCCATCGCAAACCACCCATCCAATCTCGGGATCAAACGCCGACTGTGCATTATTGCACATAATCCGCGCCAACTCTATCGGCACATCTGCCTTCGCAGGCGTCACAAAATGATCCACCATCTCGCGCGTCGGCATAATCGACTCTAAATATTCGCGTCCCGTCATTGCAATATCCTCATATCTAGGGATTTACAAAAACCCCATTGTGAAACGCCACATCATCGCCAACACGCACCAGTTCCGGATGCCGAATATCGACCAGCGGATCAAAATGAACCGACTCGCCAATCGCCTTAAATGCCGATCTATCTATCTCAAACATAAGTGTTCCCCTCCACACACAGATTAATCAATTACAGGACGTGATGCAATGGTATTTGCCTCTGCATAAAGCCCGAGTGAAATTCACCACTACCTTCTTTTTAAAAATTCCTCATACCATATGCTGCTACCGGAGAATCCCTGTTGTCTGAGGAAGATTGCCTACCTATATTTCGGCATTGCCGCGCCTCATATCACAGTAATTACACGAGGTTTTATGAAACAACTTTTCCTGATGTTTTTGTTTTTCGCGCCTGCAACCCTGTCTGCCGCCGTGCTCAGCGGCCAGGTGCGCGATGAGAAAACCGGAGAATCGCTGGTCGGCGCAAATATTTATTTGGAAACGCACGCGGGGGGGACAGCCACAGACCTCGATGGAAATTTTGCGATACCCAATGTCAGCGAAGGTAGCCACACGCTCGTCATCAGCTTTGTGGGCTATAAGGAATATCGCAATACTATCACAGTAAAAGAGGGGATGGGTGCGTTGGTTGTGGCGCTAATGCCCGAAGCCGTGCAGTTTGAAGAGGTCGTTGTGAGCGCGCCGCGCGCCAAATTGCGCGAAACGCCCATTGCGTTCTCCGATGTGCCAAAATCCGATATAGATCGCAAACTCGGCTCTCGCAGCCTGCCGATGCTTTTGAACGATACGCCGGGCGTTTATGCGACCGAGCAAGGCGGTGGCGATGGCGATTCACGCATCAATGTGCGGGGATTTGACCAGCGCAACATCGCCGTCATGGTCAATGGCGTGCCAGTCAACAATATGGAAACCGGGTGGGTCTATTGGGTTGACTGGGATGTTCTCAGCGATGTAACGTCGTCCATACAGGTGCAGCGCGGATTGGGTGCCTCAAATTTGGCCATAGCCTCGGTGGGGGGCACGCTGAATATTGTTACCGATGCCGCCCGTCAACAGCGCGGGTTTAAGATCAAACAGGAAGCCGCGACCAGTGCTTATTACAAAACCACGGTCAATTTTTCATCGGGCTTACTCAATGAAAAAACCGCGCTGAGCGTGGGCATTTCACGCAAAGTTGGCAATGGCATACCCGATCAAACGTGGACAGAAGGATGGGCGTATTTCGGAGCATTGAGCTTTTTGGCCTCTGAAACACACAAATTCGAGTTGTTTGTCGTGGGTACGCCGCAACGCCACGGGCACCGCCTGTTCAAGCAACCCATTGGCACTTTTGATGCCGATTACGCGCAGTCTCTGGGCGCTGGCGTAACAGATGCGAAAAATTACGGGGTCAATTACAATCCCAACTGGGGATATTCGCCGTTTTCATCTTATCGGGAATTTTTTAACGGCAAGGTGCGCGACGCACGCGACAATGCGACCATTATGGAACGCGAGAACTACTATCACAAAACACAAGCCAATTTGAACTGGTATTGGATACCCAACGATAGGTTTGTTTTGTCCAATGTCTTTTATTGGGCGCGCGGCAAGGGCGGAGGCCTGGGGCGCCTGGGCGTCAATCCGGGAACCCGGGCAGACGGCAGCATCGACTGGCAGCACGCAGTAGATGAGTTAAACACGGAACCCGCATCAC
This Gemmatimonadota bacterium DNA region includes the following protein-coding sequences:
- a CDS encoding tetratricopeptide repeat protein gives rise to the protein MKRWMLCFVWAMIFFQAPVVDARDFLKEIEAHYSDGKIDDALEVARAFAEAHADSVGAHGFLGTLYAEAGQLDAAVAAFQKVVEIKPGSVRGYRDLALVFARQGKISQALSALDRGIGQSDEPALLLAERASLNSDLGKPGEAIADFEAALKRRPDFIEAYQSLALVHIAVGDTLNAIAVMDRGLAANSDNVMLMVNRGGVFHALGMTQKAFSAYRQAVEAAPEDPSVYRALGFMSAEVDSLDIAQASWEKVRDLAPDDLEVRDALAQLYAARGNFDASIGEMLGVLERAPDGNLVRFRLAEVYVAKGDIAQGKAELLTCISRAPRWIAPYKRLALLYLGEEKVDSAGVIYEKALENDPKDAEVHNNLGFIYSARGDFDKARRAYETAMAESKDASTLRDAQGNLDIIKSIQAGKMRVRHILVKTEPEAQEILNKLKAGEDFAALARSYSIDPSKENGGSTGFFSKGDLHPDFEAAVMKLKPNEVSEVVKTPLGYHVIMRIN
- a CDS encoding DMT family transporter, which translates into the protein MNVQNERLNTRAALLNLLTAILWGGNSVSIKLGLSGIPPLCLAGMRFLLGGLVVYIWTRPLKIDLKLKSNEHRGIAGLIFLFLAQIYLLNAGTDYTLASRSTIFISAYPFFTASFAHIFIPGDKISTRKMTGMVLSFLGVILIFAESLSLGELQHLLGDILVLASAALLGARQVYLKRLVQNIHPGKVLIWQSAPSVPIFFFLSALFETQAIQLDILVLSAVLYQGLVVAGFCFILLTSLLKRYSASRLSVFGFITPIVGVIVSNLFLGDPISPAILLSLALVGIGITIVNTSQ
- a CDS encoding sulfatase, translated to MSEKFSFRPVRKPNVIWVFGDQHRAHALSYRGDPNVFTPNIDNLAREGMRFDCAVSGAPWCSPFRGALMTGTYPHQNGVTQTPSPLDPAIPTVAMPFNDAGYHTAYVGKWHLDGSNARENCVPPERRGNFQYWMGYENNNNQNECYVYGSEGETPQRLDGYETDSLTTLFLDHLVDHVGDEEDYQPFFAVLSVQPPHSPFVPPTNPERGVPRIHPSDIQLRRNVPVVPRIRERAALDHAGYYAMVENLDYNVGRIRMALKDMGVDRETYVIFFSDHGDMLWSHAQTGKSSPWEESIRIPFIIGKVGGGANMNTGSTDAVINHVDIAPTTLGLCGIPVPEGMVGFDYSGHCISGNAAEFKGKSSRNAEPDSAYLQQIPRKMHSHTVNKAWRAVVMRDGWKYACTPGNDWLLFNTADDPYEQANYVYNRAFQKEKERCHERLAQWIEDTGDDFELPDIRLE
- a CDS encoding CehA/McbA family metallohydrolase, coding for MNIPPSEHFTPVSLAEHYNVDRVQLDGFGGEDLGAMYGRQSVLGMPFNLGAPGKPNGILLDRDAARVDMGGVKASYVVFLHGVENRVSNYQEELADFAMDGNDLGDHVSDYVLEYADGESETTRILRRFAIQQSRIGWGASAFAAMPAAKPGVVMGATDEHGLGRRPASAYGRAETRHSSGRDGGQAKLWVYALPNPNPEKPIGHLTLVPRNERSLVIGITHTQVADHPLRPGVRQKLKLELPEGAQLNGNGELEDIDIDLGVVMSARAVLDYDAERWLSAEVDVQPERSSSEVVVEYIAHPQGKLYVEGDGEAQAYDLAGAKQIAEVQPAHRPVAIRVVEKGTETPVAVRLHMHGEAGEYLPPKGYHRKVNPHWFEDNYGEHVNGLNQYCYIPGECVADLPLGDVYVDIQKGYEIAPIREKFAVGPDTDVVTFEIDRVLKWREKGWVTADTHVHFLSPQTALLEGEGEGVNVVNLLASQWGEMFSNVSDFDGKTTFGARDFGGDGEFLVRVGTENRMQVLGHISLLGYSGLMIHPLCSGGPSESALGDAQEVTMAEWAQQCIDQGGLVVMPHGPNPQCERAADIVLGLIHAMEMMTFNPHNAQINPYGIADWYRYLNLGYDIPVVGGSDKMAAASQLGGVRTYTHLGDREFSYENWMAATKAGHTFVTVGPLAEIQVEGMAPGSRVALPSSGGTVNVTWEVASVRLPIDQVEIVVGGLTHEQVNVDKSLSASGSAEVRVEDSTWIALRVRGSYKGRHGEIAAHTSAVQVVVEGRPIFSQADATTVLEQIEGAIAYLDTLAPRPEARRLKQMRATLEAAHNRLHQQMHKHGIYHDHTPLHDHGHGHEH
- the iolD gene encoding 3D-(3,5/4)-trihydroxycyclohexane-1,2-dione acylhydrolase (decyclizing) — translated: MAKTRRLTMAQAIVQFLRAQYVSRDGIEQPFFAGMSGIFGHGNVAGIGQALHEYRDEFRYYQTRNEQAMVHTAAAYAKMKNRLGTLACTTSIGPGATNMVTGAATATINRLPVLLLPGDIFARRNVAPVLQQLESNASQDISVNDCFKPVSRYWDRLNRADQAILALPEAMRVLTSPVETGAVTLCCPQDTQTEAFDYPEALFEKRVWVVPRNRPDRDLVSKAAAWIRESVQPVVIAGGGVLYSEATDALAAFVEQTGIPVGETQAGKGSLNYDHANNLGAVGVTGTPGANIVARKADLVIAIGTRLSDFTTASKTAFQNSDVKFIAINVAEFDAAKHGALPLVGDARVVLEELTEAVQGYRVSGGVTQRVAEFREAWEAEVDRIYNLGHRPILSQGEVIGAVNEGSASEDVMICAAGSMPGDLHKLWRTRNPKGYHLEYGYSCMGYEIAGGLGIKMADPSREVYVMVGDGSYLMMAQEIATAVQEGIKLNIVLLDNHGFASIGGLSDAVGAHEFGTRYKMRDEQTGQLDGENVPTDLATNAESLGAYVLRPEGKEGLMRAIEEARTIDRTTVIAVEVDREVRVPGYESWWDVPVAEVSTVAEVQKAREEFEVMVKKERYFL
- a CDS encoding phytanoyl-CoA dioxygenase family protein, encoding MTPEEKFMFDLDGYLVIKDVLSREELDVLNAVADRAFPRDYGDAEADDEFGNARGVRRAPSIVDWDVACRDLIDHPKVLPYLVDLLGPKFRLDHDYAIFMMKNGRRGSLHGGQPNLFHHYYRYRDGVMQCGLSVLTYVLSDANAGDGGFACVRGSHKSNFRMDLPRDVQRFERVPHYVVQPEAKAGDAIFFTEALVHGTLPWRADHERRVLLYKYGPGHLISAPKGYDGSVYEGLTEQQKRILASPGVHDRPDVRIDE